The following are encoded together in the Adhaeribacter arboris genome:
- a CDS encoding T9SS type A sorting domain-containing protein produces the protein MKIFLNNFSLLFLTSTKTYWRQRFILLIFLTFPFISSAQNIKWDKTIGGSLKETLRITLPTSDGGFILGGSSNTRKNGDKSQINRGPANTFDIWLVKLNANGSIAWDRTLGGNDHESPLSLLQTKDGGYLVLGFSGSGISGDKTQEGERWLVKLNPDGTIAWDKAYPDGLWKILQQTSDGGYILSGRTLIAPTYQDEEVWLVKLNASGTQEWKKNIFERTHKMDSFGNTSWLQPTPGGGYLIGGYNEPNNGRKFPREYWLVKLDANLTKIWDKPIKLEKAGFLSYLQLTQDGGYVLGGSSGEGTYEYKNEAGQGGNDYWIIKFGANGNQEWNKTLGGSGNDDLNSIYQTKDGGYLVGGNSSSNGSGDRTQNSQGAFDYWITKLNDKGQKTWDLTLGGNSPDYLTSVLQSQDGGYFVSGYSISGKSGNKTEASKGGYDYWVVKLDNTERQKQTITFEPVPAINFGTQKTISLKATASSGLPVSFQIISGPATVKGNKLILTGGSGTVTVDAVQPGNENYLPASNVAIRFVVNVPPITRLWDKTYGGIRTEYPNQGGECDKIFGSSSLAAMVVTPDGGYLLGGTSDSKKGNDKSADHRGTISPEQCFTDQQPIADYWIVKTDANGNRLWDKTYGGNDREELSTLIATPDGGYLLGGSSRSDGNGTKSEANRGKFGTDYWIVKTDANGNKLWDKTFGGDNWDDLTSLVATPDGGYLLGGSANSGKTGDKTQGGEGASEYWVIKIDVNGNKIWDKAFDRPGYDWSYLQTMLATTTGGYLLGGFSDTGNAPDYWVVEIDASGKKIWDKKFGGTGYDYLTSLAITPDGGYLLGGHSNSDKSGDKTEPKKDNTESGGYSDYWIIKIDSKGNKLWDKTLGGKQGEILSSLVATPDGGYLLGGYSSSNISGDKSEMNRGNVNGGEDYWVVKIDQTGKKLWDRTLGGNFYDDQLSSLLVTPDGSYLLGGTSGSGISGDKSEPLKGVRDIWMVKIKEESAPEALAWDRRYGGSLDDILTDVIKTNDGGYLVGGYSKSGNSGDRSQNSQGGTDYWIVKTDKNGQKLWDKRYGGKEYDYLNRVIQTHDGGYLLAGSSFSGIGGDKSEESRGNWQYTFLRRDHWVVKVDSLGNKQWDKTLGGTREDELKKVIQLSTGEYVLGGSSASGISGDKSQASQGGRDYWLVKISSTGTKIWDKRYGGIEDETLASFTLTKEGGFLLAGTSFSGKSGDKNEAGRGKNDYWVVRIDKDGNKLWDKTFGGTSEDEAASVLRSNGDYFIISGTSSSPASGDKSQGSQLDSQGFETPDFWAIKIDGRGNKVWDKTLGTKENDNLVASTFNQDGGYVFAGSSYTFKKSQGSWDYWIVKVDANGNQEYDQVFGGSDREELRTVLQTSDGGLLLGGRSKSGVSGDKTQPSQGETDYWLVKLAPETLSMVAAREVTPTKEPVTLIPSLIAYPNPFHGQVTVKFSLPQRQTATVKILDSQGREVSTLFQGEVKAKQVYEVKWQATSNPAGLYFLQLQTPTLQQQHKLLLRK, from the coding sequence ATGAAAATATTTTTAAACAACTTCTCCTTGCTTTTTCTAACAAGCACAAAGACTTACTGGCGACAACGTTTTATCCTTTTAATTTTTTTAACTTTCCCATTTATTTCTTCAGCCCAAAACATTAAATGGGATAAAACTATTGGGGGTAGTTTAAAAGAAACTCTAAGGATAACCCTGCCAACTTCCGATGGAGGCTTTATTTTAGGAGGAAGTTCAAACACGCGCAAAAACGGCGATAAATCGCAAATTAACCGAGGGCCGGCCAACACCTTTGATATTTGGTTAGTAAAGTTAAATGCCAATGGCTCCATTGCCTGGGACAGAACCTTGGGCGGTAATGACCACGAAAGCCCACTTTCCCTCCTGCAAACCAAAGATGGTGGTTACCTGGTATTAGGTTTCTCGGGTTCTGGCATTTCGGGTGACAAAACCCAGGAAGGAGAAAGATGGCTGGTAAAATTAAATCCCGATGGTACCATTGCCTGGGACAAAGCTTATCCGGATGGTTTATGGAAAATATTGCAGCAGACCAGCGATGGCGGGTATATTCTGAGTGGACGAACCCTTATAGCTCCTACCTATCAAGATGAAGAAGTATGGCTGGTAAAATTAAATGCCTCTGGAACTCAGGAGTGGAAAAAAAACATATTTGAGAGAACCCATAAAATGGATTCGTTTGGCAATACCTCCTGGCTGCAACCTACCCCCGGGGGAGGCTACCTTATTGGGGGATATAATGAACCCAATAATGGCCGAAAATTTCCGAGGGAATACTGGTTGGTAAAGCTGGATGCAAACCTTACTAAAATTTGGGATAAACCGATAAAGTTAGAAAAAGCTGGTTTTCTTAGTTACCTCCAACTTACTCAAGATGGAGGGTATGTTTTAGGCGGGTCATCCGGTGAAGGAACCTACGAGTATAAAAATGAAGCTGGCCAAGGGGGCAACGATTACTGGATTATAAAATTTGGAGCTAATGGTAACCAGGAATGGAATAAAACGCTTGGGGGTAGCGGCAACGATGATTTAAATTCCATTTATCAGACAAAAGACGGCGGTTATTTAGTAGGCGGCAACTCTAGTTCTAATGGCAGTGGGGATAGGACACAAAATAGTCAAGGGGCATTTGATTACTGGATCACAAAACTGAATGATAAAGGTCAGAAAACCTGGGACCTTACCTTAGGCGGCAATAGCCCCGATTATTTAACTTCCGTGCTTCAATCCCAGGATGGTGGCTATTTTGTTAGTGGTTATTCGATTTCGGGGAAATCCGGCAATAAAACAGAAGCCAGTAAAGGCGGCTATGATTACTGGGTAGTAAAGCTGGATAATACAGAGCGGCAAAAACAAACCATAACCTTTGAACCCGTACCGGCCATTAATTTTGGAACCCAAAAAACAATTTCTTTAAAAGCTACGGCTAGTTCCGGTTTACCGGTTTCCTTTCAAATAATATCGGGACCAGCCACCGTGAAAGGCAATAAACTTATCCTTACCGGCGGTAGCGGTACAGTTACCGTAGATGCCGTTCAGCCCGGTAACGAAAACTACTTACCCGCTTCTAATGTTGCTATCCGCTTTGTGGTAAACGTACCACCTATCACCCGGCTCTGGGATAAAACCTATGGGGGCATTCGTACTGAGTATCCCAACCAAGGTGGAGAATGCGATAAAATATTTGGCTCCTCGTCTTTGGCCGCCATGGTTGTTACTCCCGATGGCGGGTACTTGCTGGGAGGCACTTCCGATTCCAAAAAAGGCAATGATAAAAGTGCCGACCATCGGGGCACTATTTCACCGGAACAATGCTTTACCGACCAGCAACCCATCGCCGATTACTGGATCGTAAAAACCGATGCGAACGGTAATCGTTTGTGGGATAAAACTTATGGCGGCAACGACCGGGAGGAATTGAGCACTTTAATAGCTACCCCCGATGGCGGCTACTTGCTAGGTGGCTCGTCCCGCTCCGATGGAAATGGCACTAAAAGTGAAGCCAACCGGGGTAAGTTTGGCACCGACTATTGGATAGTAAAAACGGATGCTAACGGAAATAAGCTTTGGGATAAAACTTTTGGCGGCGATAACTGGGATGATCTTACTTCCCTAGTAGCCACTCCGGATGGCGGCTATTTACTGGGCGGTTCGGCCAATTCCGGTAAGACCGGCGACAAAACCCAAGGCGGCGAAGGTGCTTCTGAATACTGGGTAATCAAGATAGATGTTAATGGTAATAAAATTTGGGATAAAGCTTTTGATAGGCCAGGGTATGATTGGAGCTATTTACAAACTATGCTTGCTACCACCACAGGAGGCTATTTATTGGGGGGATTTTCCGATACAGGAAATGCCCCGGATTATTGGGTAGTGGAAATAGATGCAAGTGGTAAGAAGATTTGGGACAAAAAATTTGGCGGCACTGGCTACGATTATCTTACCTCTTTGGCAATTACCCCCGATGGCGGTTATCTTTTAGGTGGTCATTCTAATTCGGATAAAAGCGGTGATAAAACGGAGCCTAAAAAAGACAACACGGAAAGTGGCGGGTACAGTGATTATTGGATTATTAAAATAGACTCCAAGGGTAATAAACTTTGGGATAAAACTTTAGGGGGTAAACAGGGGGAGATATTGAGCAGTTTGGTTGCTACTCCGGATGGTGGTTATTTATTAGGAGGCTATTCCAGTTCTAATATTAGTGGTGATAAAAGCGAAATGAACCGAGGCAATGTTAACGGCGGGGAAGATTACTGGGTAGTAAAAATTGACCAAACGGGCAAAAAGCTTTGGGATCGTACTTTGGGAGGAAATTTTTATGATGACCAACTAAGTTCCTTATTAGTTACTCCTGATGGCAGCTATCTACTGGGTGGTACTTCTGGCTCCGGTATCAGTGGGGATAAAAGCGAGCCTCTTAAAGGCGTAAGGGATATTTGGATGGTAAAAATCAAAGAAGAAAGTGCTCCGGAAGCATTAGCCTGGGATAGGCGCTATGGTGGCTCCTTAGATGATATTTTAACCGATGTAATTAAAACCAATGACGGTGGCTATTTAGTGGGGGGATATTCTAAATCCGGTAATAGTGGGGATAGAAGCCAAAACAGCCAGGGCGGTACGGATTACTGGATTGTGAAAACGGATAAGAACGGGCAAAAACTCTGGGATAAACGCTACGGCGGTAAAGAATATGATTATCTAAACCGGGTTATTCAAACCCACGACGGGGGCTATTTACTGGCGGGTAGTTCCTTCTCCGGCATAGGCGGGGATAAAAGCGAAGAAAGCCGTGGGAATTGGCAGTATACTTTTCTTCGGCGGGACCATTGGGTAGTGAAAGTAGATTCTTTAGGCAATAAGCAATGGGATAAAACTTTGGGCGGGACCAGGGAAGATGAGTTAAAGAAAGTTATCCAGCTTTCTACCGGCGAATACGTACTGGGCGGCAGTTCCGCCTCCGGAATAAGTGGCGACAAAAGTCAGGCTAGTCAGGGAGGTAGGGATTATTGGCTGGTAAAAATAAGCAGCACCGGCACTAAAATCTGGGACAAACGGTACGGGGGAATCGAGGATGAGACTTTGGCTAGCTTTACCCTTACTAAGGAGGGCGGCTTCTTGTTAGCAGGTACTTCTTTCTCGGGTAAGAGCGGCGACAAGAATGAGGCTGGTCGCGGAAAAAATGACTATTGGGTAGTACGGATAGATAAAGATGGTAACAAGCTTTGGGATAAAACCTTCGGAGGTACTAGTGAGGATGAAGCGGCTTCAGTGCTTCGTAGCAATGGGGATTACTTTATTATATCTGGCACCAGTAGTTCGCCGGCGAGTGGCGACAAGAGTCAGGGTAGTCAATTAGATAGCCAAGGTTTTGAAACGCCTGACTTTTGGGCAATTAAAATAGATGGTAGAGGCAACAAGGTTTGGGATAAAACTTTAGGAACTAAGGAAAACGATAACTTGGTGGCTAGCACCTTTAACCAAGATGGCGGTTATGTTTTCGCGGGTAGCTCTTATACTTTCAAAAAAAGTCAGGGAAGTTGGGACTATTGGATCGTGAAAGTAGATGCCAATGGCAACCAAGAGTACGATCAAGTTTTTGGTGGCAGTGATCGGGAAGAACTGCGTACCGTTTTACAAACCAGCGATGGCGGTTTATTGCTTGGTGGCCGCTCAAAATCCGGAGTGAGCGGAGATAAAACCCAACCCAGTCAAGGCGAAACGGATTATTGGCTGGTAAAACTCGCTCCGGAAACTCTATCCATGGTAGCCGCCCGGGAAGTTACTCCAACAAAAGAACCGGTTACCCTAATCCCTTCCTTAATCGCCTACCCCAATCCGTTCCACGGCCAAGTAACCGTCAAGTTTAGCTTACCGCAAAGGCAAACGGCTACCGTAAAAATCTTGGATAGCCAAGGCCGGGAAGTAAGCACTTTGTTTCAGGGAGAAGTTAAAGCGAAGCAAGTTTATGAAGTAAAATGGCAAGCTACTAGTAATCCGGCGGGTTTATACTTCCTGCAATTGCAAACGCCTACTTTACAACAACAACACAAACTACTTTTAAGAAAATAA
- a CDS encoding T9SS type A sorting domain-containing protein has protein sequence MKQLLNPNFSFYKQLIGKYKRHLSLILLVFTFINHQTFAQSIIWDKVTGTKEDDTFTTGQPTLDGGYIMGSTSTAGIGGDKSEASRDTDIYNRGDYWVVKLNANRTKAWDKTIGGNGRDVLAFLRQTPDGGYILGGTSRSGISNDKTEATRDTTNVAYTKGDFWIVKLNADGTKAWDKTFGGFRNDNLTSLQQTSDGGFILGGYSSSGIGGDKSEPSRGDADYWIVKLKADGSKEWDKTLGGNSNDLLACVLQTRDGNYVLHGYTYSEKSSDKSEGSRGEADYWVVKINKNGAKIWDKTYGGRDGDEVTLGANLLKQTSDGGFIIGGSSLSSKGGDKTQARRGLSDYWVLKLNADGSKVWDTTVGGNNGEGLQSLLALNDGSYILGGSSNSKISNDKSEDNKGLPNTEDYWVVKLGTDGKFLSDKTIGGNNSDWLSSLDMTSDRNLILLGNSRSGKNNDKTQASKGGSDAWLVKLENDFKQNQKITFDSIPMQELGEPAISLSAKVNTGLPITFEVLSGSATIKGNKLILTGAGTVRVAAIQAGNAQYKRTETTQTVLITLTGKQWQKNYGGNKTDVLTTIIATPDGGHIIGGTSTSGASGDKTENNKGNTDYWVAKVNATGVKIWDKTFGGSQADQLTAMLATTDGNYLLGGTSGSGKSGDKSLASKGLNDYWLVKIDANGNKIWDKTFGGSQNDWLATLTATPDGGYVLGGTSNSGKSGDKSQASHDTQSEVYTLGDYWILKINAAGNKVWDKSYGGKSQDKLTAILPKPNGYLLGGRSSSDTSGDKTQKSRGLVDYWVISITEQGDKIWDNTYGGLTKNYNGKGIYEDGASLLSSMVATSDGGFLLGGSSNAAKGGEKTDDVVTREPNSGSFHTANYDYWVIKINSSGKKIWDKTYGGRIVYPGEIGTGEFWTNTGDSYLNRIVPTTGGFLLAGTSNADIDRSKSEKNRSNISKNEDERREQGYRNVETSVWNDCWLVKIDEQGKVLEDRTIGGPRNDELSAAILTPQGNLLLGGTSYSGIGADKNSVNVGEADYWIVQVSADRILEPLAASWDHRYGASRNEGLTDVIKTADGGYLSAGFSDSYSNSDDKTQNSIGKYDYWLVKTDKNGKRLWDKVYGGLEDDYLNRVIQTQDGGYLLAGSSLSGKSGDKSQATQGNRDYWIIKIDAQGTKQWDKTYGGSGTDELQKVIQLASGNYVLGGYSNSPISGDKSQVSQGKNDYWFVKISKSGKKIWDKTYGGNQDETLGSFTETQDDGFLLAGTSLSGVSGDKSQPTRGSSDFWVVKTDKDGNLLWEKTYGGSGQDEAYSIARSGPEYYISGTSNSSKNGDKSQASQGSKDYWLVKIDANGTKLWDKTFGGNQDDELRASTRLRNGHLVLGGTSFSSISGNKTQLSRGISDYWIVEVDAAGNQVYDKRFGGSGQEELRTIFQTIDGGLLLAGRSNSTVSGEHSQTSWGLNDFWLVKLAPENPSMVAARETTPTEEPITLTNYLTTYPNPFQGKVTVKFSLPQTQTATVKIFDSHGQEVCTLFQEEAKAKQTYQVEWQAGNKPAGLYFLQLQTPTLRQQHKLLLTK, from the coding sequence ATGAAACAACTTCTAAATCCCAATTTTTCATTTTACAAGCAACTAATAGGCAAATACAAGCGCCATCTGAGCCTTATTCTTCTCGTTTTCACTTTTATCAATCACCAAACTTTTGCGCAATCTATTATTTGGGATAAAGTTACCGGCACAAAAGAGGACGATACTTTTACCACCGGGCAGCCAACCCTTGATGGAGGTTATATTATGGGTAGCACTTCCACTGCCGGGATTGGAGGGGATAAAAGTGAAGCTTCCCGGGATACAGACATCTATAACCGCGGTGACTACTGGGTAGTAAAACTAAATGCCAATCGAACCAAGGCCTGGGATAAAACTATCGGGGGAAATGGCAGGGATGTGTTAGCTTTTCTGCGGCAAACTCCCGATGGTGGTTATATTCTGGGAGGCACTTCCCGCTCTGGTATCAGCAACGATAAAACCGAAGCCACCCGGGATACTACTAACGTGGCCTACACTAAAGGTGATTTCTGGATTGTAAAACTGAACGCCGATGGTACCAAAGCCTGGGACAAAACCTTCGGCGGGTTTCGTAACGATAATCTAACCTCCCTCCAGCAAACCAGTGATGGCGGTTTTATCTTGGGAGGCTACTCTTCTTCGGGCATAGGGGGCGATAAATCGGAACCCTCTAGAGGTGATGCCGATTACTGGATCGTAAAACTTAAAGCCGATGGCAGCAAAGAATGGGACAAAACCCTGGGTGGTAACAGTAATGATTTATTAGCCTGCGTGCTGCAAACCCGCGACGGCAATTATGTTCTACACGGTTATACCTATTCGGAGAAAAGCAGCGATAAATCCGAAGGTAGCCGCGGAGAAGCTGATTATTGGGTAGTGAAAATAAATAAGAACGGGGCTAAAATTTGGGACAAAACGTACGGTGGACGCGATGGCGATGAAGTTACTTTGGGTGCCAATTTGTTGAAGCAGACCAGCGATGGCGGTTTTATTATAGGAGGTTCTTCTTTGTCGAGCAAAGGAGGCGATAAAACCCAGGCAAGAAGGGGACTATCCGACTATTGGGTGCTAAAACTAAATGCCGATGGCTCTAAAGTGTGGGACACCACTGTTGGCGGAAATAATGGGGAAGGCTTACAATCTCTTCTAGCCTTAAATGATGGGAGTTATATTTTGGGAGGGTCTTCTAATTCTAAAATCAGCAACGATAAATCCGAGGACAACAAAGGTTTACCAAATACCGAGGATTATTGGGTAGTGAAACTAGGTACCGATGGTAAATTTTTGTCGGACAAAACAATTGGGGGAAATAATTCTGACTGGTTATCTTCCCTGGATATGACCTCAGACAGGAATTTAATCTTGCTTGGAAATTCAAGATCAGGCAAAAACAACGATAAAACACAGGCTTCTAAAGGAGGATCCGATGCTTGGCTCGTGAAATTAGAAAACGATTTCAAGCAAAACCAAAAAATCACGTTTGACTCCATTCCGATGCAAGAATTAGGTGAGCCGGCCATTAGTCTTTCGGCTAAAGTTAATACGGGGCTTCCGATTACTTTTGAGGTATTATCCGGTTCGGCTACCATTAAAGGAAATAAATTAATTCTTACGGGTGCCGGTACCGTGCGCGTCGCCGCTATTCAGGCCGGCAATGCGCAGTATAAACGAACCGAAACTACCCAAACTGTATTAATTACGCTTACCGGCAAACAATGGCAAAAGAACTACGGCGGCAATAAAACCGATGTACTCACCACGATAATCGCCACTCCGGATGGCGGCCATATTATTGGGGGCACGTCTACTTCCGGGGCTTCGGGCGATAAAACAGAAAATAATAAAGGCAATACCGATTACTGGGTAGCGAAAGTAAATGCTACGGGGGTAAAAATCTGGGATAAAACCTTTGGCGGCAGCCAGGCCGATCAACTGACCGCAATGTTGGCTACTACCGACGGAAACTACTTACTCGGGGGAACTTCCGGCTCCGGTAAATCCGGTGATAAAAGCCTAGCCTCTAAAGGGCTGAATGATTATTGGTTAGTAAAAATAGATGCGAACGGAAATAAAATCTGGGATAAAACTTTTGGGGGGAGCCAAAACGATTGGCTGGCTACCTTAACCGCCACCCCGGATGGTGGTTATGTATTGGGCGGTACTTCTAATTCCGGTAAGAGCGGAGATAAAAGCCAGGCAAGCCACGATACCCAATCAGAAGTTTACACCCTCGGTGATTACTGGATTTTAAAAATAAATGCTGCGGGCAATAAAGTTTGGGATAAATCTTACGGAGGCAAAAGTCAGGATAAACTAACCGCGATTCTGCCCAAACCAAACGGGTACTTATTAGGAGGCAGATCCAGCTCAGATACTAGTGGGGATAAAACCCAAAAATCGCGCGGTTTAGTTGATTATTGGGTGATTAGCATTACGGAGCAAGGTGATAAAATCTGGGACAATACGTATGGCGGCCTTACTAAAAATTATAATGGCAAAGGAATTTATGAGGATGGTGCCTCTCTTCTTAGTTCTATGGTAGCCACTTCCGATGGCGGCTTTTTACTGGGCGGCTCTTCCAATGCAGCAAAAGGGGGCGAGAAAACCGATGACGTGGTCACCCGGGAACCAAACTCAGGAAGCTTTCACACTGCAAATTATGATTACTGGGTAATAAAAATTAATTCAAGCGGCAAGAAAATTTGGGATAAAACCTACGGCGGCCGGATAGTTTATCCGGGCGAAATAGGTACAGGAGAATTCTGGACAAATACGGGAGATTCTTACTTGAATAGGATCGTACCTACAACAGGAGGTTTCCTGCTGGCGGGTACCTCTAACGCCGATATAGACCGGAGTAAAAGTGAGAAAAACCGGAGTAACATTAGTAAAAACGAAGATGAAAGACGTGAACAAGGTTACCGCAATGTAGAGACTTCCGTCTGGAACGATTGCTGGCTGGTAAAAATTGACGAACAAGGGAAAGTACTGGAAGACCGTACCATTGGCGGTCCGCGCAACGACGAACTTAGCGCCGCTATCCTTACCCCGCAGGGTAATTTGCTGCTGGGCGGTACCTCTTACTCGGGGATTGGAGCCGATAAGAACTCGGTCAATGTAGGAGAAGCCGATTACTGGATCGTGCAAGTAAGTGCCGACCGAATTCTCGAACCGCTAGCTGCCTCCTGGGACCACCGTTATGGGGCTAGCCGCAACGAAGGCTTAACCGACGTGATTAAAACTGCTGATGGTGGCTATTTAAGTGCCGGTTTCTCGGATTCTTATTCTAACAGCGACGATAAAACCCAAAATTCGATTGGTAAATACGATTATTGGCTGGTAAAAACCGATAAGAACGGCAAAAGGCTCTGGGATAAAGTTTACGGCGGCCTGGAAGATGATTATCTTAACCGAGTTATTCAAACCCAAGATGGAGGCTACTTACTAGCGGGTTCTTCCCTGTCGGGTAAGAGTGGGGATAAGAGTCAGGCTACCCAAGGTAATAGAGATTACTGGATAATCAAGATAGATGCGCAGGGTACAAAGCAATGGGATAAAACCTATGGTGGCTCCGGCACCGACGAGTTACAGAAAGTTATTCAATTAGCTTCCGGAAATTACGTGTTAGGAGGTTACAGCAACTCTCCCATTAGCGGGGATAAAAGCCAGGTGAGTCAGGGCAAGAATGATTACTGGTTCGTTAAAATTAGTAAATCCGGTAAAAAGATTTGGGATAAAACCTACGGCGGCAACCAGGATGAGACCTTGGGCAGCTTTACCGAAACCCAAGACGACGGCTTTTTACTCGCGGGTACTTCGCTTTCTGGAGTTAGTGGCGACAAGAGTCAACCTACCCGGGGCAGTAGTGATTTCTGGGTGGTAAAAACGGATAAAGACGGCAACTTACTTTGGGAGAAAACCTATGGCGGCAGCGGTCAGGACGAAGCTTATTCCATTGCCCGGAGTGGCCCTGAATACTATATCTCGGGTACTAGTAATTCAAGTAAGAACGGCGATAAAAGCCAGGCTAGCCAAGGTAGCAAAGACTACTGGTTAGTAAAAATAGATGCCAACGGCACTAAACTTTGGGATAAAACTTTTGGCGGCAACCAAGACGATGAACTTCGGGCCAGCACCCGCTTACGCAACGGTCACTTAGTTTTAGGCGGCACTTCTTTTTCCAGTATCAGTGGTAACAAAACCCAGCTTAGCCGGGGTATTTCCGATTACTGGATCGTAGAAGTGGATGCGGCAGGTAACCAGGTTTATGATAAACGTTTCGGGGGCAGCGGTCAGGAAGAACTTCGTACCATTTTCCAAACCATTGATGGTGGTTTACTCTTAGCCGGTCGTTCTAACTCCACGGTAAGCGGCGAACATAGCCAAACTAGTTGGGGCCTTAATGATTTTTGGCTGGTGAAACTCGCGCCGGAAAATCCATCCATGGTAGCCGCAAGGGAAACTACTCCAACAGAGGAACCCATTACCTTAACCAATTACTTAACCACTTATCCCAATCCATTCCAGGGCAAAGTAACCGTTAAATTTAGCTTACCGCAAACGCAAACGGCTACGGTAAAAATCTTTGATAGCCACGGTCAGGAGGTATGCACATTATTTCAGGAAGAAGCGAAAGCGAAGCAAACGTACCAGGTAGAGTGGCAAGCCGGCAATAAACCCGCTGGTTTGTACTTCCTGCAATTGCAAACTCCTACCCTTCGCCAACAACACAAACTACTCTTAACCAAATAA